The proteins below are encoded in one region of Sulfolobus sp. A20:
- a CDS encoding RNA-binding protein, with protein sequence MQRHIMSSKDTKAFLKSIKEKYGLDLSNAKLEIGKEKKSVWYFVDNTLAFFDDLIPTLCGVIKLKISLPYVVIDEGAVKAVSTGADLFVPGIVEYNCECKEGDIILAKTKTNLPVAILKVLISKEKALAEKRGKFAENLHHVGDKLWEMCNG encoded by the coding sequence ATGCAAAGGCACATAATGTCATCTAAAGACACAAAGGCTTTTTTAAAAAGTATAAAGGAGAAGTATGGATTAGATCTATCAAATGCTAAATTAGAAATAGGAAAAGAGAAAAAGAGTGTTTGGTATTTCGTTGATAACACGTTAGCATTTTTTGATGATTTAATCCCTACGTTATGTGGAGTTATTAAACTAAAGATAAGTTTACCATATGTAGTGATTGATGAGGGTGCAGTAAAAGCCGTAAGCACTGGCGCTGACTTGTTCGTCCCTGGCATAGTAGAGTATAATTGTGAATGTAAGGAAGGAGACATTATACTTGCTAAAACTAAAACCAATCTACCAGTAGCTATATTAAAAGTGTTAATCTCTAAAGAAAAGGCTTTAGCTGAGAAGAGGGGCAAATTTGCAGAAAACTTACATCACGTAGGGGATAAACTTTGGGAGATGTGCAATGGCTAA
- a CDS encoding polyprenol monophosphomannose synthase gives MAKISIAIPTYNEKDNVVPLVLELNRILPSAKILIVDDNSPDGTPQVLRGLQLANLLIHVRENERGLGSAIRFGLKELLDSDYIATMDADLSHDPRYLPNMIQLAINGNYDLVIGSRYVKGGGIENWSFSRRIISKGANYLFRMVSHSPLKDNTSNYRVYSRLGAMKALECETTNGYEFQICSVYKIIKSGLKVAEYPIIFRDRKIGKSKLNITEIISWFVYILKLSLSS, from the coding sequence ATGGCTAAAATTTCCATAGCAATACCTACCTACAACGAGAAAGATAATGTTGTCCCCTTAGTTTTAGAGCTAAATAGAATTTTACCATCGGCTAAGATTTTGATAGTTGATGATAATAGTCCAGATGGTACTCCTCAAGTGTTAAGGGGGTTGCAATTAGCAAATTTGTTAATCCATGTTAGAGAGAATGAAAGGGGTTTAGGTTCAGCAATTAGATTTGGTTTAAAAGAGCTTCTGGACTCTGATTACATTGCCACTATGGACGCTGATTTGAGTCATGATCCCAGATATTTGCCTAATATGATTCAGCTAGCAATTAACGGTAATTATGATCTGGTAATTGGCTCACGTTACGTTAAGGGTGGAGGAATAGAGAACTGGTCATTTAGTAGGAGGATTATAAGTAAGGGGGCTAACTATTTATTTAGAATGGTATCCCACTCTCCCCTTAAGGATAATACATCTAACTATAGAGTTTATTCTAGATTAGGTGCCATGAAGGCATTAGAGTGTGAGACGACTAATGGTTATGAATTCCAGATATGCTCAGTCTATAAAATCATAAAATCTGGGCTTAAAGTTGCAGAGTACCCAATAATATTTAGAGACAGAAAAATAGGTAAGAGTAAGTTGAACATAACTGAAATAATAAGTTGGTTTGTTTATATTCTTAAACTTTCCCTTTCTTCTTAA
- a CDS encoding winged helix-turn-helix transcriptional regulator: MELTPRLQDIINIVKSRGNVNIKDLALEIKVSPKTAKGYARELQRLGLIEVDQDGNIKLKNEEDPQQKIIKTLEAHESEISALKKEIEALKEELQRIKKKGKV; this comes from the coding sequence ATGGAACTTACTCCAAGGCTTCAAGATATAATAAATATTGTAAAGTCAAGAGGTAATGTAAACATTAAGGATTTAGCTTTAGAAATAAAAGTTTCACCGAAGACAGCTAAAGGCTATGCTAGAGAATTACAAAGGTTAGGTCTGATAGAGGTAGATCAAGATGGGAATATTAAGCTGAAGAATGAAGAGGATCCACAACAAAAGATTATAAAGACACTTGAAGCACACGAGAGTGAGATATCAGCACTTAAGAAGGAAATAGAAGCTTTAAAGGAGGAATTGCAAAGGATTAAGAAGAAAGGGAAAGTTTAA